In the genome of Phaeodactylum tricornutum CCAP 1055/1 chromosome 20, whole genome shotgun sequence, one region contains:
- a CDS encoding predicted protein, translated as MFLTSLEYFHSFRSVLSLAANERHPDIKIGMPPTERTSLMDPLMGEEANTIRNNNKGNYQATTRTSMSSASASPPTHARHQSIQLSLDELAQPSPPASPSASQNVRNAAKTTAYKRDVTYNGDNHLEVLFQMHGSVWPHVFPWCIATIVFTYAIILLRNHKIVDLTIDNNNGHSFMSILVSFLVVTRATITYNRFYEARQFLADLFRSSRETIQYACLLTTLDRGTKAQQWRQDVAYRTIVSLRVAIAAVEFRSHGVSAWETLPDEDHEYTPLLLPRQVRQQPTSISTTALQTLPANTPTARDKDGVDDSLQPIGQSACATKDQEYIQQYKPVTDHSQFLEAMRHGSRTVMDENLRAPIVWCYNLREKILEPRKGGILVTHPPHINEELRLLAITSDWLTAFHGLKMLLTTPFPFPFVQMTRTFLFVWVFTLPMVLIADNDQTLEVLVLMFFITYGFLGLEYVNMELDDPYGTDPNDFPGKRWAELVYEDIYITLYKTDGFDSAMALRNRITERIARGTALDNFNEDMHNSKANFFGTHSFKHSSQKTQASSDLSSLPPNQDNSNRNFGNVV; from the exons ATGTTCTTGACTTCCTTGG AGTATTTCCATAGCTTTCGCTCTGTTCTATCCCTTGCGGCGAACGAACGACATCCAGACATAAAAATTGGGATGCCTCCTACCGAACGAACCAGCTTGATGGATCCATTGATGGGTGAGGAGGCGAATACAATCagaaacaacaacaaaggcaacTACCAGGCAACCACGAGGACGTCAATGTCTTCTGCTTCGGCTTCTCCTCCTACACACGCTCGTCATCAGTCGATCCAACTGTCTCTGGACGAGCTTGCACAACCGTCTCCGCCCGCTTCGCCCTCCGCTTCTCAAAACGTTAGAAACGCTGCCAAAACCACGGCATACAAACGAGATGTGACGTACAATGGAGATAATCACCTCGAAGTGCTCTTTCAAATGCACGGATCCGTCTGGCCTCACGTTTTTCCCTGGTGCATTGCGACGATCGTATTCACCTACGCAATCATTCTGCTGCGGAACCACAAAATTGTCGACCTCACCattgacaacaacaatggccATTCTTTCATGAGCATTCTCGTATCCTTTTTGGTTGTCACTCGGGCAACCATTACCTATAATCGCTTTTACGAAGCACGACAATTCCTGGCGGATTTGTTTCGTTCCAGTCGGGAAACCATACAGTACGCTTGTTTGCTCACCACGCTGGACCGGGGGACCAAGGCACAACAATGGCGCCAAGACGTCGCCTACCGGACTATTGTGAGCTTGCGTGTAGCTATTGCAGCCGTCGAGTTTCGGTCGCACGGAGTGAGCGCATGGGAGACCTTGCCGGATGAAGACCACGAGTACACACCACTCCTTTTGCCACGACAAGTACGTCAGCAACCCACTAGTATCTCGACGACTGCTTTGCAAACTTTACCAGCCAACACTCCAACTGCACGTGACAAGGACGGTGTGGATGATTCGCTACAACCGATTGGACAAAGTGCCTGCGCTACAAAAGATCAGGAATACATTCAACAGTACAAGCCCGTCACGGACCATTCCCAATTTCTGGAAGCCATGCGGCACGGATCCCGTACAGTGATGGACGAAAATTTGCGAGCACCTATCGTTTGGTGCTACAATTTGCGGGAAAAGATTCTCGAACCTCGCAAGGGTGGTATACTGGTAACTCACCCACCACATATCAACGAGGAGCTCCGATTACTGGCCATTACAAGTGATTGGCTGACCGCTTTTCACGGTTTGAAGATGCTGCTGACTACGCCGTTTCCCTTTCCCTTCGTGCAAATGACAAGAACTTTTCTGTTTGTGTGGGTCTTTACTTTGCCAATGGTGCTGATTGCTGACAATGATCAAACTTTAGAAGTGTTGGTACTTATGTTCTTCATCACATATGGTTTTTTGGGTTTGGAGTATGTCAATATGGAATTGGATGATCCGTATGGCACTGACCCCAACGATTTTCCGGGAAA ACGATGGGCAGAGCTTGTTTACGAGGACATTTACATTACCCTTTACAAAACGGACGGATTCGATTCGGCCATGGCCTTGCGGAATCGCATAACGGAAAGAATTGCGAGGGGGACGGCACTCGACAACTTTAACGAAGACATGCACAATTCCAAggcaaatttttttggaaccCATTCCTTTAAACACAGCTCACAGAAGACACAGGCTAGTAGTGACTTGAGTTCTTTACCCCCAAATCAAGACAACTCGAACAGgaattttggaaacgtcgTTTAA
- a CDS encoding predicted protein — MTSLQHSHVDPHHFDFQQLLGSHDPGRRNEAMVNVDRDEDSIANPDRHVNNGDAAPVRQLEWDDRSHWKVLTQIHGSVWPRVLPFCALNVCLTYAIYLLKQRNVIDLTSSPSGHKYMAIMMSFLVVTRVKITYDNYMANSRHLGALYKQCRELVQYVCVLTMTDTSTRAKEWRNSVAYRTIILLRVTMAVLEYPTNPSVEPWNVPELAYEDRDDLQHLVMWPPLHANESPQTRSPRRFRQLPMRERTVLEEACRVPILLAYSLRVELMKQRDGTWLRKDVLRHPCNEEMRMLDIVGDYIKAYSGLQKLMATPLPFPLVQMTKTFLFVWIFSLPFCLCHDSYSQPFTLLTIIFLITFGFVGLEMVAMELSDCFGDDPSDFDDLGHAQMCFEDIYISIYKLDGEPWARKLRTRLSKPTQESQSVPPGGP; from the coding sequence ATGACCAGTCTCCAGCACAGTCACGTTGATCCACATCATTTCGATTTCCAGCAACTGCTCGGGTCGCACGATCCGGGTCGAAGGAACGAAGCAATGGTAAACGTAGACCGTGACGAGGACTCGATAGCGAATCCAGATCGACACGTCAATAATGGCGATGCCGCTCCCGTTCGTCAGCTCGAGTGGGATGATCGATCGCACTGGAAGGTGCTTACACAAATTCACGGCTCTGTCTGGCCCCGTGTACTGCCGTTTTGCGCCCTAAACGTTTGTTTGACCTACGCTATTTACCTGCTCAAGCAACGGAACGTTATCGATCTCACCTCGAGTCCGTCCGGACACAAATACATGGCCATCATGATGAGTTTTTTGGTTGTTACACGGGTCAAGATCACCTACGACAACTACATGGCCAATTCACGTCACTTGGGAGCACTCTACAAGCAATGCCGCGAACTCGTACAGTACGTGTGCGTCCTCACCATGACGGATACTAGCACCCGGGCCAAAGAGTGGCGCAATAGCGTCGCCTACCGGACAATTATACTTTTGCGTGTCACCATGGCGGTGCTGGAGTACCCTACCAATCCATCAGTGGAACCCTGGAACGTTCCGGAGTTGGCTTACGAAGATCGGGATGATTTGCAACATCTGGTCATGTGGCCACCGCTGCACGCAAACGAATCACCACAAACACGATCTCCGCGGCGATTTCGGCAGCTGCCCATGCGGGAACGTACCGTACTGGAAGAAGCCTGTCGGGTACCGATACTCCTCGCGTACAGTTTGCGGGTCGAACTCATGAAGCAGCGGGACGGGACTTGGTTGCGGAAAGATGTACTCCGACACCCCTGTAACGAGGAAATGCGGATGCTGGATATAGTGGGCGATTATATCAAAGCCTATTCTGGTTTGCAAAAACTCATGGCGACACCCCTTCCGTTTCCTCTCGTGCAAATGACCAAAACATTTCTGTTCGTCTGGATATTCAGTTTACCGTTTTGTTTGTGTCACGATTCCTACTCTCAACCCTTCACCCTGCTCACTATTATCTTTCTCATTACCTTTGGTTTTGTCGGATTGGAAATGGTGGCTATGGAATTGTCCGATTGTTTCGGGGACGATCCGTCCGATTTTGACGATTTGGGCCACGCACAAATGTGTTTCGAAGACATTTATATTTCGATTTACAAGTTGGACGGGGAACCGTGGGCGCGTAAATTGCGGACGCGGCTTTCAAAACCTACCCAAGAGAGTCAGTCGGTACCACCCGGTGGACCGTAG
- a CDS encoding predicted protein — protein MKSLVARHSLAMWVCLLTWDPLRRVLSFSILSHSRRWNKSIVRRARFSDELVDRRSLLSKVAIATMTMTETVATVLNPQPAIAAVDATTTIQGIRDARNTLTKLLENWEKAVIDCTFADVPRELLETKNKEQLLEKASTFALFDKSVSVTSCKTSNRLVRDYIGSTGKGPVVGLEKKLRQALEFVKDGEDTDMYVQTTENISQALSRAGSLSYAAGVADFASVNNFDVKETPKVLSNESSNLEQARRAIRETVDGLDTILPMLSETY, from the coding sequence ATGAAGTCACTCGTTGCCAGGCACTCGCTAGCAATGTGGGTATGTTTGTTGACTTGGGATCCATTGCGGAGAGTCCtcagcttttccattttgtcACATTCGAGAAGATGGAACAAATCAATAGTAAGGAGGGCGAGATTTAGCGACGAATTGGTAGATCGACGGTCACTTTTGTCCAAGGTAGCAATCGCAACTATGACAATGACAGAGACAGTAGCTACAGTGCTCAATCCGCAACCCGCTATTGCCGCGGTGGATGCAACCACAACGATTCAAGGCATTCGTGACGCCCGCAATACACTGACAAAACTGCTGGAGAACTGGGAAAAGGCCGTAATTGATTGCACTTTTGCCGATGTTCCACGAGAACtactcgaaacgaaaaacaaGGAGCAGTTGCTTGAAAAGGCCTCTACATTTGCGCTCTTTGACAAATCGGTATCAGTCACGTCATGTAAAACTTCTAACCGATTGGTTCGAGATTACATCGGTAGTACAGGAAAGGGACCGGTGGTAGGCCTGGAAAAGAAGTTGCGACAAGCTTTGGAGTTTGTAAAGGACGGAGAGGATACTGATATGTACGTGCAGACTACGGAGAATATATCACAAGCCTTATCGCGCGCCGGGTCGTTGAGCTACGCCGCGGGGGTCGCCGATTTTGCCTCTGTCAATAATTTTGATGTCAAAGAAACGCCAAAGGTCCTAAGTAACGAGAGTAGCAATTTGGAGCAAGCCCGCAGGGCGATTCGAGAAACAGTCGACGGCCTCGACACTATTCTGCCAATGTTGTCAGAAACGTATTGA
- a CDS encoding predicted protein gives MLSSFRFRVRRIRTPSGHFSTRRCLSTHRNASRPIVIAGGGPCGLFMSSLLASYRIPSILLEAQTAESRFRHPQAHFLNTRTMEILRHSLPAVYKRVLQSMGPVSEWQRFRFTTSMSDDQPLAEVLHFVDRPLQAGRDSNGILLKDENLATDGTDKQLSFDRDLSPCTVGHLAQHTFCRILYDYAKHEARSVPGAALHYGTRITNMETSQTNNGCLVTTSNGVKIKAATVVAADGSNSLIRRLANISQSGEQGMQYLMNVHVKLPPDQATVLHANNNHAMLYTVFSPLVVAMTVCHSVGEYIIQIPYFPPFQKPEDDFGPEKLSAIVQAVFGSKISHFEIVSAKSWTMSALIADRYYGDSLLLVGDAAHVFPPAGGFGMNTGLQDVHNAAWKLAWLYHNSNQFNSNAGHLVFSQMAKSYQAERRPIAQQNAALSVRNYQRLLQVMKACYLNDQHPTLLQTILKNSPLPLQAQRSLFCSLLQTALHPLSWLASDPQSRYARHIRSNLHQILQRGAGLPLLFPKHELGLDYDRDEKIEAPEVDEWKNDTQPHDPCIQVGRLVPHLPVQVAEGYSAATYPNIQWLLNDVLSTCDLPSQVARTPQPTFALLRIDRGDPDGVTIEDLRSLGREVSDRIGLPVEVLTLCVGEKMSHSDCDEGLVFFPVNSSKGGSCVRVFAERGLIWIRPDGHVAFTSSGIETSGLCSLREELCGTAFSSAFGRNES, from the coding sequence ATGCTCTCCTCCTTTAGGTTTCGCGTCCGTCGCATTCGAACTCCGTCTGGCCATTTTTCCACAAGGAGATGTTTGTCGACGCACCGAAACGCTTCCAGACCCATTGTAATTGCCGGCGGTGGTCCCTGTGGTCTGTTCATGTCCAGTTTGCTAGCGTCGTACAGAATCCCTTCGATTCTGTTGGAAGCCCAAACAGCAGAATCGCGGTTTCGCCATCCGCAAGCGCATTTTTTGAATACACGAACAATGGAAATTCTGCGGCATTCATTACCCGCGGTCTATAAACGTGTCCTCCAAAGTATGGGTCCTGTATCAGAATGGCAGCGGTTTCGCTTCACCACGAGCATGAGTGACGACCAGCCTCTGGCAGAAGTGCTTCACTTCGTGGATCGACCCTTACAAGCCGGACGGGACTCCAACGGCATTCTGCTAAAGGACGAGAATCTTGCAACTGATGGTACAGACAAACAATTATCATTCGATCGTGACCTTTCGCCCTGTACTGTGGGACACTTGGCGCAACATACGTTTTGTCGAATTCTCTACGATTACGCAAAGCATGAAGCCCGGAGTGTTCCGGGAGCCGCGCTCCATTACGGAACGCGGATTACAAATATGGAGACTTCTCAAACTAACAATGGATGCCTTGTAACAACTAGCAACGGAGTAAAAATAAAGGCAGCTACAGTTGTGGCCGCCGATGGCTCAAATTCGTTGATTCGGCGTTTAGCCAACATTTCTCAAAGCGGAGAACAAGGGATGCAGTATCTCATGAACGTGCACGTTAAGCTACCACCCGATCAAGCGACCGTCTTGcacgccaacaacaaccatGCTATGCTCTATACCGTGTTCTCGCCTCTGGTCGTCGCTATGACGGTATGTCACTCGGTAGGTGAGTACATAATTCAAATCCCCTACTTTCCTCCTTTTCAAAAGCCCGAAGACGACTTTGGACCAGAAAAGTTATCTGCAATCGTTCAAGCCGTATTTGGTTCCAAGATTTCCCATTTCGAAATTGTGTCGGCCAAAAGTTGGACAATGTCGGCGCTGATAGCTGATCGCTACTACGGGGATAGTCTTTTGCTCGTGGGTGACGCCGCGCATGTGTTTCCGCCGGCCGGCGGCTTCGGTATGAATACAGGATTACAAGACGTACACAATGCGGCTTGGAAGCTGGCGTGGCTTTACCATAACAGCAACCAATTCAACTCCAACGCCGGCCATCTTGTCTTTTCCCAGATGGCCAAATCGTACCAAGCCGAGCGTCGGCCAATTGCGCAGCAGAATGCGGCCCTTTCCGTTCGAAACTACCAGCGTCTCTTGCAAGTCATGAAAGCGTGCTATCTGAATGACCAACACCCAACCCTGCTGCAGACAATACTGAAAAATTCCCCGCTCCCCCTCCAGGCTCAACGTTCTCTCTTTTGCTCGTTGCTGCAAACAGCCCTGCATCCTCTGTCGTGGCTGGCATCGGACCCGCAGAGTAGGTACGCTAGGCACATTCGATCCAACCTGCACCAAATATTACAGAGAGGAGCCGGCTTGCCGTTGCTATTCCCAAAACACGAGTTGGGCCTTGACTACGATCGAGATGAAAAGATTGAAGCGCCTGAGGTTGACGAATGGAAGAACGATACACAACCACACGACCCCTGCATCCAAGTGGGTCGACTCGTGCCACATTTGCCAGTGCAAGTGGCGGAGGGATATTCAGCAGCAACTTATCCGAACATACAATGGCTTTTAAACGATGTTCTGAGCACGTGCGACTTGCCGTCACAAGTTGCTCGCACTCCACAGCCTACATTTGCTTTGCTACGTATTGATCGGGGCGATCCCGATGGCGTCACAATAGAAGACTTGCGGAGTCTTGGTCGGGAAGTCAGCGATCGTATTGGCTTACCTGTCGAGGTGTTGACACTATGTGTTGGTGAGAAAATGTCGCATAGTGATTGCGACGAAGGGCTTGTTTTCTTCCCTGTCAATTCAAGTAAGGGAGGATCGTGTGTGCGTGTGTTTGCCGAGCGTGGGTTGATTTGGATCCGACCTGATGGGCACGTCGCATTCACTTCATCGGGTATTGAGACATCGGGACTTTGTAGCTTGCGAGAAGAGTTGTGTGGTACGGCGTTTTCATCAGCTTTTGGCAGAAACGAATCGTAA
- a CDS encoding predicted protein, whose product MASRNLAAAPPSRSVASDAVVFQHISTGTKSSKSSLLRRFFRKPRSQQTIRTSAVSLTSIDEDPAESGELLFRHSLPRTTLRCSSNSLLSDCSDLSLPHEVEIVQESQEDNDDDDLLDHQAPQETFSEKDEEQHKANKGEFPLPLHLQQANACREKALDCMDVLSYNCALEELACGIALVHKGVDEPQPKLYWDMVFLKAQVLGQMGRYEESLACYQQKLQHMQAESSPTPNPSTTSELANLFFACARLSVHLQNYEQAMTYYQQELDCCVHTDSLAISRIHHELARVAHRGLHDVHRAMHHYQLALKVEHERWKSLISQKDATPEHILQDAVYQVQHTRRSLGRLHFEQGHVDRAVALAVQPM is encoded by the coding sequence ATGGCAAGTCGGAACCTCGCGGCGGCCCCACCAAGCCGGAGTGTCGCGTCGGATGCCGTTGTTTTCCAACACATCTCGACCGGAACCAAGTCCTCCAAGTCTTCGTTACTTCGACGCTTCTTCCGCAAGCCCCGATCACAGCAGACAATTCGAACGTCCGCTGTCTCGCTCACATCGATCGATGAAGATCCTGCGGAATCCGGCGAGCTCTTGTTTCGCCACTCACTCCCGAGGACCACGCTGcgttgcagcagcaacagtcTCTTGAGTGATTGCAGCGATTTAAGCCTCCCGCACGAAGTAGAAATCGTCCAAGAATCGCAGGAAGAtaacgatgacgatgatctCTTGGATCACCAGGCACCGCAGGAAACCTTCTCGGAGAAGGACGAAGAGCAACACAAAGCGAACAAAGGGGAGTTTCCGCTACCGCTCCACCTTCAACAAGCGAACGCCTGCCGGGAAAAGGCCTTGGACTGTATGGATGTCCTTTCGTACAATTGCGCGCTGGAAGAGCTCGCATGTGGAATTGCACTCGTTCACAAGGGGGTGGACGAGCCACAACCAAAACTCTACTGGGATATGGTGTTCCTCAAGGCGCAAGTTCTGGGCCAAATGGGGCGCTATGAGGAATCGCTAGCTTGCTATCAACAAAAGTTACAACATATGCAAGCAGAATCATCACCTACGCCAAACCCTTCTACCACTTCGGAACTCGCCAACCTCTTCTTTGCGTGTGCCCGATTGTCGGTACATTTGCAGAACTATGAACAAGCAATGACATACTATCAACAAGAACTGGACTGTTGTGTGCATACAGATTCGCTAGCTATATCCCGTATCCATCACGAGCTAGCTCGCGTGGCTCATCGCGGGCTGCACGACGTGCACCGGGCCATGCACCACTACCAACTGGCGCTCAAAGTTGAACACGAGCGATGGAAGTCATTAATATCGCAAAAGGATGCGACTCCCGAACACATACTCCAAGACGCCGTCTACCAAGTCCAACACACCCGCCGCTCTTTGGGACGCCTACATTTTGAACAAGGCCACGTCGATCGAGCAGTAGCTCTGGCCGTGCAGCCCATGTAA
- a CDS encoding predicted protein: protein MIAIALYLSVAVMAFSFVFDHWTIVDSMYFAVVTFTTIGYGDLTPDTYAGRIFTCIFALSGVACLGIALGVIGNHIIEAQETAVSQTSALAKAHATPTSTFGCLSRFTVSLQCWRLLWELVVVLALVSFFVALVASDPGIDTTKWGDGLYYAIITACTVGYGDFAPSSQAGRALAIVFIPLAVGAMGHFLSIVANWMIEGRQQRFHKHMQAKELTMQDLEVMDEDGDGKVTRAEFMEFMLVAMNAIDQSLIDELRDHFRHLDQDNSGSLSRQDLIAA, encoded by the exons ATGATTGCCATTGCGCTGTATCTAAGTGTGGCTGTCATGGCGTTTTCCTTCGTCTTTGATCATTGGACAATAGTCGATAGCATGTATTTTGCCGTCGTGACGTTCACGACTATCGGATATGGCGATTTGACCCCAGATACGTACGCGGGACGGATCTTTACCTGCATCTTCGCTCTCAGCGGGGTCGCTTGCCTAGGTATCGCTCTCGGTGTGATTGGGAATCATATCATTGAAGCACAAGAAACGGCCGTATCACAAACTTCCGCACTCGCCAAAGCCC ATGCTACTCCGACGTCCACATTTGGATGCTTGTCTAGGTTTACAGTTTCGTTGCAGTGTTGGAGGCTGTTATGGGAATTGGTTGTCGTGTTGGCCCTGGTCTCATTTTTTGTCGCACTCGTTGCCAGCGATCCCGGTATTGATACGACCAAATGGGGCGATGGCTTATACTACGCAATTATCACTGCCTGTACGGTTGGCTATGGTGACTTTGCACCATCGTCGCAAGCCGGGCGAGCTCTAGCTATTGTCTTCATTCCTTTGGCCGTCGGTGCCATGGGACATTTTCTTTCTATCGTCGCCAACTGGATGATTGAAGGTCGTCAACAGCGCTTTCACAAACACATGCAGGCCAAGGAACTTACGATGCAAGACTTAGAGGTAATGGATGAAGATGGAGACGGAAAAGTTACGCGAGCGGAGTTTATGGAATTCATGCTGGTCGCCATGAACGCTATTGATCAATCGTTGATTGATGAATTACGCGATCATTTTAGACATCTTGATCAAGATAATTCGGGGTCTTTAAGCCGGCAGGACTTGATTGCGGCG